Proteins from one Mucilaginibacter jinjuensis genomic window:
- a CDS encoding class I SAM-dependent methyltransferase — translation MQNTLLQTYGNIDIYLFDQLLKGRYDNAEKVLDVGCGSGRNLFYFLRNGYEVFGIDPNPAAIETVKQLSAALAPDNLLSNFIVSTAEDLPYNDAEFDLIICNAVLHFAKDEQHFESMLRSIFRVLKPGGYFFARLASDIGIETLVKPLGNHRYLLRDGSERYLVDEQRLLKYTDELGVLYEPLKTTNVQNMRAMTTWCVQKV, via the coding sequence ATGCAAAACACACTGCTCCAAACCTACGGCAACATTGATATTTACCTGTTCGATCAGTTGCTGAAAGGCCGTTATGATAACGCTGAAAAAGTACTGGATGTAGGCTGTGGCAGCGGGCGAAACCTGTTTTATTTTTTACGCAATGGCTATGAGGTTTTTGGGATCGACCCGAATCCTGCCGCGATTGAAACGGTTAAGCAATTATCAGCAGCGCTTGCACCAGATAATCTGCTATCAAATTTTATAGTAAGCACAGCTGAAGATCTGCCGTATAACGATGCCGAATTCGATTTAATTATCTGCAACGCTGTACTACATTTTGCGAAAGACGAACAGCATTTCGAAAGCATGCTGCGCTCTATATTCCGGGTATTAAAACCGGGTGGCTACTTTTTTGCAAGGCTGGCATCAGATATCGGGATAGAAACATTGGTAAAGCCCTTAGGCAACCACCGCTATTTATTACGAGACGGCAGCGAACGTTATTTAGTAGACGAACAAAGGCTGCTAAAATATACCGATGAACTGGGTGTATTGTACGAACCACTAAAAACCACTAACGTACAAAATATGCGTGCCATGACTACCTGGTGCGTGCAGAAGGTTTAG
- a CDS encoding cation:proton antiporter — translation MNINEILTITVVIAAIFAYINHRWIKLPPTIGIMALSLISSVVLVVTGNSNFLLSKKAIMMVTSIDFENVLMNFMLSFLLFAGAIHIDAGKLKAERWPIIILATAGTLISTFLVGGMVWYLFQVFHFPIPFIYCLLFGALISPTDPIAVLGILKQAKIPASLELKISGESLFNDGVAVVVFISIAEVARSGNFSALNVAELFLQEAVGGLIFGAVIGYIGYLALRSIDDYKVEVMITLAVVMGGYLVAGHLHVSGPLAMVVAGIILGNKVKGKGVSALTQDYIEKFWELIDEILNAILFLLIGLEMLIIKISTPVLLIGGISIVLVLLARWISVILPVSVLKYKIKFEQNAVAILTWGGLRGGISVALALSLETNMYRDEFVLITYMIVVFSILVQGLTIRPVAKRLLQPAKE, via the coding sequence ATGAACATTAACGAAATCCTTACCATAACCGTTGTAATTGCCGCCATATTTGCCTACATCAACCATCGATGGATTAAGTTACCGCCAACCATCGGTATTATGGCCTTATCGTTAATTAGTTCTGTGGTATTGGTGGTTACCGGTAATTCTAATTTTCTGCTCTCGAAAAAAGCGATTATGATGGTTACATCTATCGATTTTGAGAATGTGCTGATGAACTTTATGCTCAGCTTTTTACTGTTTGCCGGGGCTATCCACATTGATGCCGGTAAATTAAAAGCAGAGCGCTGGCCTATTATTATCCTGGCAACTGCGGGCACGCTTATCTCAACCTTTTTAGTGGGCGGTATGGTTTGGTACCTGTTTCAAGTATTTCATTTCCCTATCCCTTTTATATACTGCCTGCTATTTGGCGCATTAATTTCGCCAACCGACCCTATTGCCGTTTTAGGTATCCTTAAACAAGCTAAGATCCCCGCATCTTTAGAACTCAAAATATCGGGCGAATCATTATTTAATGATGGCGTTGCCGTTGTGGTATTTATCAGTATTGCCGAGGTGGCACGCTCTGGCAATTTCTCGGCATTAAATGTAGCTGAACTTTTTTTACAGGAAGCAGTGGGTGGTTTAATTTTCGGTGCAGTGATTGGCTACATCGGCTACCTGGCTTTACGCTCAATAGATGATTACAAAGTTGAAGTAATGATAACCCTTGCTGTTGTAATGGGCGGTTACCTGGTAGCCGGGCATTTACATGTCTCAGGCCCGTTGGCTATGGTTGTGGCCGGCATTATTTTAGGCAACAAGGTAAAAGGCAAAGGCGTTTCTGCATTAACCCAGGATTATATCGAAAAATTTTGGGAACTGATAGATGAGATCTTGAACGCCATACTGTTTCTGTTGATTGGCCTCGAAATGCTAATCATTAAAATAAGCACACCTGTTTTATTGATTGGCGGTATATCAATAGTGCTGGTATTACTAGCGCGGTGGATTTCGGTAATACTACCCGTATCTGTACTCAAATACAAAATCAAATTCGAGCAAAATGCAGTAGCCATACTCACCTGGGGCGGCCTGCGCGGCGGCATTTCGGTAGCTCTAGCCCTATCACTCGAAACCAATATGTACCGCGACGAGTTTGTGTTGATTACTTATATGATTGTCGTGTTCTCGATATTGGTACAAGGTTTAACAATAAGGCCGGTTGCAAAGCGATTGCTGCAGCCGGCGAAAGAATGA
- a CDS encoding glycoside hydrolase family 25 protein, with protein MTTAPKTPRTTKTTVPKKPAAKRVTKPRASTKTKQPEPAKRSFAYGPIIIGVLLLILFSPLYYKFVVSGFKGAWHWINDIGEDPDYRNYKSFNIHVSEKYTIHGIDVSYAQGKIDWPKVKAMDENGLHLTFAFIKATDGVNYIDPTFQRNWREAAKTGLICGAYHFFRPEKDGKTQAKWFLKTAKLEPNDMPLVVDIEKMDGVSPEQMRIQLDACLSFLKYRSPVKPIIYSGLSFYTDYLKGYFDEYPLWIAHYDQPEQRISQASKWQFWQHSSKATVNGIKHAVDFDTFKGDSVAFRQVLIQ; from the coding sequence GTGACTACTGCCCCAAAAACTCCGCGAACTACCAAGACAACCGTACCCAAAAAACCGGCGGCTAAACGGGTGACCAAACCCCGCGCCTCTACCAAAACCAAACAGCCCGAGCCTGCTAAAAGGAGCTTTGCTTACGGGCCGATTATTATCGGCGTTTTACTGCTCATCTTATTTTCGCCTTTGTACTATAAGTTTGTGGTAAGTGGCTTTAAGGGCGCATGGCACTGGATTAACGACATTGGCGAAGATCCAGACTACCGCAACTATAAAAGCTTCAATATCCACGTTTCTGAGAAATATACCATACATGGTATCGATGTATCTTATGCCCAAGGCAAAATAGACTGGCCAAAGGTTAAGGCTATGGATGAGAATGGCCTGCACCTCACCTTCGCATTTATTAAGGCCACAGATGGTGTTAATTATATCGATCCAACCTTTCAGCGTAACTGGCGCGAGGCTGCCAAAACCGGGCTTATCTGCGGTGCATACCATTTTTTCCGGCCGGAGAAGGATGGTAAAACCCAAGCCAAATGGTTCTTAAAAACAGCCAAACTCGAGCCAAACGATATGCCTCTGGTGGTTGACATTGAAAAAATGGATGGCGTATCGCCCGAGCAAATGCGGATCCAACTGGATGCCTGCCTTTCTTTTCTCAAATACCGCAGTCCGGTTAAACCCATTATTTATTCGGGCCTGAGTTTCTACACAGATTATCTGAAAGGCTATTTTGATGAGTACCCGTTATGGATTGCCCATTACGATCAGCCTGAGCAACGGATTAGCCAGGCCAGCAAATGGCAGTTTTGGCAGCACAGCAGCAAGGCCACTGTAAACGGCATTAAACACGCGGTTGATTTTGATACTTTTAAAGGGGATAGCGTGGCTTTCAGGCAGGTACTAATTCAATAA
- a CDS encoding START domain-containing protein: MIKSPLLIFAFLLLCISIAHSQGAWELKRNENGIEIYTRKPLSGNLKELRVVCELETTKEHLIKTLLDINNYGKWVYSTKSNNMLKTVSPQQIIYHSISHLPWPLRDRDLIVQLTILPDKEPNKFEIQAISLPDYLPKDKSFIRVPYSSALWKVTVVNEHKLSIDYTFSVDPGGSIPVWLVNSTLSIGPYNSFHKLKEMLVH; this comes from the coding sequence ATGATAAAAAGCCCGTTGCTCATTTTCGCTTTCCTGCTCTTATGTATCTCCATAGCTCATAGCCAGGGTGCCTGGGAATTAAAGCGAAATGAAAATGGCATCGAGATTTATACCCGTAAACCACTATCAGGCAATTTAAAGGAATTACGCGTTGTTTGCGAACTGGAAACCACCAAAGAGCACCTGATAAAAACCCTGCTTGATATTAATAATTACGGTAAATGGGTATACAGCACCAAGAGCAATAATATGCTAAAAACCGTTAGCCCGCAGCAGATCATCTACCACTCTATCTCGCACCTGCCCTGGCCACTTCGCGACCGTGATTTGATAGTGCAACTCACCATACTGCCCGACAAAGAACCCAACAAATTTGAAATACAAGCCATAAGCCTGCCCGATTATCTGCCGAAGGATAAAAGCTTTATACGTGTACCCTACTCCTCTGCGCTATGGAAGGTTACAGTTGTAAACGAACATAAACTCAGTATTGATTATACCTTCAGCGTTGATCCCGGCGGCAGTATCCCGGTTTGGCTGGTAAACAGCACGCTATCTATCGGCCCGTACAATTCTTTTCATAAACTGAAAGAGATGCTGGTACACTAA
- a CDS encoding DUF1223 domain-containing protein, whose protein sequence is MAKIKVATLSLLVVLLLTSFKIYPDKKQYLLMGFGIVELFTSEGDASCPAADETLIHLSKEFAGKPVYLLSFHVDYWDNKGWKDPYSDREFTERQHHYNQLLHTDAYTPQAIFNGKQEMIGSETDNLRTLIKASLKVFTDNVISIGAAIDGNRLTVNYQLHSVSDDEMVNIALVQERVTDKVTAGANKGTTISNVNVVRVFKTINAGKITGATQLTIPPDMEGHPFRIIAYIQSKSTWKVIAGNTVVISTTKTVKHLY, encoded by the coding sequence ATGGCTAAAATAAAGGTTGCAACACTAAGTCTGCTCGTAGTTTTATTGCTCACATCCTTTAAAATATATCCCGATAAAAAGCAGTATTTGCTCATGGGCTTCGGCATTGTAGAATTGTTTACCTCTGAAGGCGATGCCAGTTGCCCGGCTGCCGATGAAACCCTTATCCATTTAAGTAAAGAGTTTGCCGGTAAACCTGTTTACCTGTTAAGTTTCCATGTTGACTACTGGGATAACAAAGGCTGGAAAGACCCCTACAGTGATCGTGAATTTACTGAGCGCCAGCATCATTATAACCAACTATTACACACCGATGCCTATACGCCGCAGGCTATTTTTAACGGCAAGCAGGAAATGATAGGTTCTGAAACCGATAACCTGCGCACGTTAATAAAAGCATCGTTAAAAGTATTTACCGATAATGTAATTAGTATAGGAGCCGCTATTGATGGCAACCGGCTTACAGTTAATTACCAGTTGCACTCTGTTTCTGATGATGAAATGGTAAACATAGCTTTGGTACAGGAGCGCGTTACCGATAAAGTAACCGCAGGCGCAAATAAAGGTACAACCATTAGCAATGTTAATGTGGTACGTGTTTTTAAAACCATTAATGCTGGTAAAATAACCGGGGCTACGCAACTAACCATTCCGCCTGATATGGAGGGGCACCCGTTCCGTATTATTGCTTATATCCAAAGCAAAAGTACCTGGAAAGTTATTGCCGGTAATACCGTAGTAATCAGCACAACCAAAACAGTAAAGCATCTGTATTAA
- a CDS encoding glycoside hydrolase family 3 N-terminal domain-containing protein has protein sequence MKNKNKLLLLLALCAVQGASAQTTTNIYHKGWIDFNKNGKKDVFEDPQQPIEKRVADLLSQMTVEEKTCQMATLYGYKRVLKDEMPVPNWKNEVWKDGIANIDEELNSLTSYTDNAQSQYSFPYSKHAEAINTIQHWFVEQTRIGIPVDFTNEGIHGLNHDRATSLPAPIGIGSTWDKDLVRQAGQTVGREAKALGYTNVYAPILDPARDQRWGRVVECYGEDPFHIAELGKQMVLGIQEEGVAATLKHFAVYSVPKGGRDGNARTDPHVAPREMYQIYLYPFRRVIQEAHPLGVMSSYNDWDGVPITGSHYFLTELLREKFGFTGYVVSDSEAAEFLYSKHHVAEDYKEGVRQAVEAGLNVRTNFTMPQTYIMPVRELIAEGKLSMKTIDERVGDVLRVKFKLGLFDNPYVSDPKAADKIVHTAASTAMGLELNRESMVLLKNDNNLLPLDIKKMPRILVTGPLAEETNYAISRYGPSHNPVTTVLKGIQDYVGDRGSVVGAKGCDIIDATWPESEIIETPLTNQEQIEINNAVNRAKDVDVIVAVVGEDAKRVGESLSRTGLGLPGRQLKLIQALQATGKPVVMVMINGQPLTINWENRYVPAILEAWFPGPESGKVIAETLFGDYNPGGKLPITFPKTVGQIELNFPFKPASQASQPTSGPNGYGKTSVNGPLYPFGYGLSYTTFEYKNLVVTPDKANNQADINVSVDVTNTGKRKGDEVVQLYLKDKVSSVTTYEFDLRGFERVKLAPGETKTVKFTLHPDDLALLDKNMNWTVEPGAFEVMIGSSSEDIKLKKEFIIE, from the coding sequence ATGAAGAACAAAAATAAGCTGTTGCTATTATTGGCTTTATGCGCTGTGCAAGGTGCATCTGCCCAAACCACCACCAATATATACCACAAGGGCTGGATAGATTTTAACAAGAACGGTAAGAAGGATGTATTTGAAGATCCGCAGCAACCGATAGAAAAGCGCGTGGCCGATCTGCTGTCACAAATGACAGTAGAGGAAAAAACCTGCCAGATGGCTACCCTGTATGGCTACAAGCGCGTTTTAAAAGATGAAATGCCCGTACCGAACTGGAAAAACGAAGTTTGGAAAGATGGGATAGCCAATATTGACGAAGAGCTGAACAGCCTAACCTCATACACCGATAATGCACAATCGCAATATTCATTCCCGTATAGCAAGCATGCCGAGGCTATAAATACCATACAGCATTGGTTTGTAGAGCAAACACGTATAGGTATCCCGGTTGATTTTACTAACGAAGGGATCCACGGTTTAAACCATGATCGTGCAACTTCCCTGCCTGCACCAATAGGCATAGGCAGTACCTGGGATAAAGATTTAGTGCGCCAGGCCGGACAAACCGTAGGCCGCGAAGCTAAAGCTTTAGGTTATACCAATGTTTACGCACCCATCCTCGATCCGGCGCGCGACCAACGCTGGGGCAGGGTAGTAGAGTGCTACGGTGAAGACCCTTTCCATATTGCAGAACTCGGTAAACAAATGGTTTTAGGTATCCAGGAAGAAGGCGTAGCCGCAACCCTGAAACATTTTGCCGTTTACAGCGTGCCCAAAGGTGGCCGCGATGGCAATGCCCGTACCGACCCACATGTGGCACCAAGGGAAATGTACCAGATCTACCTGTATCCATTCCGCAGGGTAATCCAGGAAGCACATCCGCTGGGTGTGATGAGCAGTTATAATGATTGGGATGGCGTGCCTATTACCGGTAGCCATTATTTCCTGACTGAATTGCTGCGCGAGAAATTCGGCTTTACAGGTTATGTGGTATCCGACAGTGAGGCTGCCGAGTTTTTGTACAGCAAACACCACGTGGCCGAAGATTATAAAGAAGGTGTAAGGCAAGCCGTTGAAGCAGGGTTAAACGTGCGTACCAACTTTACCATGCCGCAAACCTATATTATGCCCGTGCGCGAACTCATCGCCGAAGGCAAACTCTCCATGAAAACCATTGATGAGCGTGTAGGCGATGTGTTGCGTGTAAAATTTAAATTGGGTTTGTTTGATAATCCTTATGTAAGCGATCCCAAAGCTGCCGATAAAATTGTACATACTGCTGCATCAACCGCTATGGGTTTGGAGCTTAACCGCGAGAGCATGGTGTTGCTGAAAAACGATAATAACCTACTGCCTTTAGATATTAAAAAAATGCCAAGGATCCTGGTAACTGGCCCGCTGGCAGAGGAGACTAACTATGCCATCAGCCGTTATGGACCATCGCACAACCCGGTAACAACAGTATTGAAAGGTATCCAGGACTATGTAGGCGATCGTGGTTCTGTGGTAGGCGCAAAAGGCTGCGATATTATTGATGCTACCTGGCCTGAGAGTGAGATCATCGAAACACCTTTAACTAATCAGGAACAGATTGAAATTAACAATGCCGTTAACCGCGCAAAAGATGTTGATGTTATTGTGGCAGTAGTAGGTGAGGATGCTAAGCGTGTAGGCGAAAGTTTGTCGCGTACAGGTTTGGGTTTGCCGGGCCGTCAGCTTAAACTCATTCAGGCTTTACAGGCTACGGGTAAACCAGTGGTTATGGTAATGATCAACGGCCAGCCATTAACCATTAACTGGGAAAACCGCTACGTGCCCGCTATTCTGGAAGCCTGGTTCCCTGGGCCGGAGAGCGGTAAGGTAATTGCCGAAACTTTGTTTGGCGATTATAACCCAGGCGGTAAGTTGCCTATCACTTTCCCTAAAACAGTTGGGCAGATAGAACTTAACTTTCCGTTTAAGCCGGCATCGCAGGCCAGCCAGCCAACATCGGGGCCAAATGGTTATGGTAAAACCAGCGTTAACGGCCCTTTATATCCGTTTGGTTATGGTTTAAGCTATACCACTTTCGAATATAAAAATTTGGTGGTAACACCCGATAAAGCGAACAATCAAGCCGATATTAACGTATCAGTAGACGTAACAAATACGGGCAAACGTAAAGGCGATGAGGTAGTACAACTTTATCTGAAAGATAAGGTAAGCAGCGTTACTACTTATGAGTTTGATCTCCGTGGCTTCGAACGGGTGAAACTGGCTCCGGGCGAAACTAAAACAGTGAAATTTACGCTCCATCCTGATGATCTGGCATTGCTGGATAAGAACATGAACTGGACTGTTGAGCCCGGCGCGTTCGAGGTAATGATCGGTAGTTCATCAGAAGATATTAAGTTGAAAAAAGAATTTATAATTGAATAA
- a CDS encoding glycoside hydrolase family 53 protein, whose amino-acid sequence MQVVTGIKKIMFLMVPVALCVFSSSCKKGGSGDSGKTDTTTTITTSFIKGADPSWLTQMEASGIKFYNAIGTEQDCIQTLKDKGINTIRLRAWVNPSDGWCNTSDMVAKAVRAKKLGMKIIVDLHYSDVWADPGHQTKPAAWANLNFSSLVATMQNYTAVVMDSLRVHNITPDYVQVGNETNDGMLWPEGQASKNMANFAALVTAGYNGVKAVSSATKVIVHVSNGYDNTLFRYVFDGLKANKASWDVIGMSLYPTTDNWQNYDIQCLANMKDMVTRYNTPVMICEVGMDVTAPATTKLFITDLISKVKSVPNNKGLGVIYWEPEAYNGWAGYGLGAFSYLGRPTVALDAFLN is encoded by the coding sequence ATGCAGGTAGTCACGGGGATCAAAAAAATAATGTTTTTAATGGTGCCCGTGGCACTATGTGTGTTTAGCAGCTCCTGCAAAAAAGGTGGTTCCGGGGATTCCGGAAAAACCGACACTACCACTACCATTACTACCAGTTTTATAAAAGGTGCCGACCCAAGCTGGCTCACCCAAATGGAAGCATCAGGCATTAAATTTTATAATGCTATTGGTACGGAGCAGGATTGTATCCAGACCTTGAAAGATAAAGGCATCAACACCATCAGGCTGCGTGCCTGGGTAAACCCGTCAGATGGTTGGTGTAATACAAGTGATATGGTTGCTAAAGCCGTTCGTGCCAAAAAACTGGGCATGAAAATTATTGTCGATCTACATTATAGCGATGTATGGGCTGATCCGGGGCACCAGACTAAGCCCGCTGCCTGGGCTAACCTTAACTTTAGTTCGCTGGTTGCCACCATGCAAAACTATACGGCAGTTGTGATGGACTCGCTGAGAGTGCACAATATTACCCCCGATTATGTACAGGTTGGCAACGAAACTAATGATGGTATGCTATGGCCCGAGGGACAAGCTTCAAAAAACATGGCCAATTTTGCAGCCCTGGTAACGGCCGGTTATAATGGTGTTAAGGCGGTAAGCAGCGCTACTAAAGTAATTGTGCATGTTTCTAACGGGTATGATAATACATTGTTCCGTTACGTGTTTGATGGGCTTAAAGCCAATAAGGCAAGTTGGGACGTTATCGGCATGTCGCTGTATCCAACAACCGATAATTGGCAGAATTATGACATACAATGCCTGGCCAATATGAAAGATATGGTTACGCGGTATAATACCCCGGTAATGATATGCGAAGTAGGGATGGATGTAACTGCACCCGCAACTACCAAATTATTTATTACTGATTTGATAAGTAAGGTAAAATCTGTACCCAACAATAAAGGTTTAGGCGTTATATATTGGGAGCCCGAAGCTTACAATGGTTGGGCAGGTTATGGCTTAGGTGCCTTTAGCTATTTGGGTAGGCCAACCGTAGCGCTTGATGCGTTTTTAAACTAA
- a CDS encoding NUDIX hydrolase: protein MQRYTGQKRILVAVDCIVFGFDGNSIKLLLVKRSIEPHKNKYSLMGGFIQPDETPNEAANRVLEYRTGLKNVYLEQLNVFGAPDRDPVERTLSIAYFALIDINKYEKQLNDEFHAEWFLLSEMPDLIFDHNEMVRMAKKQLRYKAALHPILFHLLPERFTIPQLQSLYEGIFQAKFDDRNFSRKVLSTGLLVKQPEKDKQSSKKGAFYYKLNQTEYLENFESFLNFVPNPDKLLTENL from the coding sequence ATGCAGAGATATACCGGCCAGAAAAGAATATTAGTAGCAGTTGATTGTATTGTATTTGGTTTTGATGGTAACAGTATAAAACTGTTGCTGGTAAAACGGTCTATCGAACCTCATAAAAATAAATATAGCCTGATGGGCGGGTTTATACAGCCCGACGAAACCCCTAACGAAGCTGCTAACCGCGTATTGGAATACCGCACAGGGTTAAAAAACGTTTACCTGGAGCAGCTGAATGTATTTGGCGCGCCAGACCGCGACCCGGTTGAGCGGACACTATCCATCGCTTATTTTGCACTGATCGATATTAATAAGTACGAAAAGCAGCTGAATGATGAGTTCCACGCCGAGTGGTTTTTGCTAAGCGAGATGCCCGACCTGATCTTCGACCATAATGAAATGGTGCGGATGGCCAAAAAGCAATTGCGCTACAAAGCTGCGCTACACCCTATATTGTTTCATTTACTGCCCGAGCGTTTTACCATACCGCAATTGCAATCGCTTTACGAAGGTATATTCCAGGCCAAGTTTGACGACCGGAACTTTAGCCGTAAAGTATTATCAACCGGCTTGCTGGTTAAACAGCCCGAAAAAGATAAGCAATCGTCAAAGAAAGGCGCATTTTATTACAAGCTCAATCAAACAGAATATCTCGAAAACTTCGAATCGTTCCTCAACTTTGTGCCTAACCCAGATAAGCTGCTTACCGAAAACCTGTAA
- a CDS encoding 7TM diverse intracellular signaling domain-containing protein: MKGFLVLLFLLFQSAIVYALDTLSVNEGDSKFIAHNYYSILNDPDGTFQIRDVAKSTKFHYTDQSLPFINYSTKVIWLKLILKNKTTQPFVPISITSSVIDNFDLYFKYPNSEEFVHLDSNSPHSHLNQFEQNLIHINCIIYPDSSRTIYLRIKSAVNTVIPIQAYSANEFLQSASMQNIAMGGFMGVIIIMAIYNLLLLFIVKDISYLYYVLYIIFLGFNQMLLKGYGLNFITHDKIIINNIILPITRVLFGYSILMFVYEFLQIKSSSKALNWFYAFLFLLYTSALVAVIFGRTHLAYNIISISALTISISLISIGITLYLKGFKPAKYFMFGWTLFFLSIIFSVARNQGLINYNTFTGNIILYGSALELILFSAALADKINFYRRQKTESQLAALTIALENERLITEQNLILENRVNIRTRELIESNQNLSRSIENQKAAQMQLVDTEKMASLGQLTAGIAHEINNPINFVSSNVNPLRLDFIEVFNLIDKYTELEQDPQNEELRTQILQYRNQIDIKYIQEEILTLLEGIEEGASRTKEIVDSLRTFSRTDEQSLKLADINKAVLNTLVILRSTTPTYIAITPVLNKLPPINCYPGKIGQVLINVLTNAIQAIKSKPVHHDENISITTNDHQNYISIEITDTGPGMPAEVKQRIYEPFFTTKDVGEGTGLGLSIVFGIIEKHRGTIDVISEPGQGTSFLIKLPKDLV; this comes from the coding sequence ATGAAAGGCTTTTTAGTTTTATTATTTCTATTATTTCAATCAGCAATTGTTTATGCCCTCGATACGCTATCAGTAAACGAAGGCGACTCTAAGTTTATTGCGCACAATTACTATTCTATTCTTAATGACCCCGATGGTACGTTTCAAATAAGAGACGTAGCAAAAAGTACAAAGTTTCACTATACCGATCAATCTCTTCCATTTATTAATTATTCTACCAAAGTAATCTGGTTAAAACTGATACTTAAAAATAAAACCACACAGCCCTTTGTACCTATTTCTATAACCAGCAGCGTAATAGATAATTTCGACCTTTATTTCAAATACCCTAATAGTGAGGAGTTTGTGCACCTGGATTCTAACTCCCCCCATAGCCATTTAAACCAGTTTGAACAGAACCTTATCCATATCAACTGTATAATATACCCCGATTCGTCGCGCACCATTTACCTGCGAATAAAAAGCGCCGTAAACACCGTAATACCTATACAGGCATATAGCGCAAATGAGTTTCTGCAAAGTGCAAGCATGCAAAATATTGCCATGGGCGGCTTTATGGGCGTTATCATCATCATGGCTATTTATAACTTGTTATTATTATTTATAGTTAAAGACATTAGCTATTTATACTATGTATTGTACATTATATTTTTGGGATTTAACCAGATGCTGCTTAAGGGTTATGGACTAAATTTTATAACCCATGATAAGATTATTATTAACAATATAATTTTACCCATTACCCGGGTGTTGTTTGGTTACTCGATCCTCATGTTTGTTTATGAGTTTCTACAGATTAAAAGCAGCAGCAAAGCACTCAACTGGTTTTACGCGTTTCTTTTCCTGCTATATACCAGTGCGCTTGTAGCGGTTATATTTGGCCGCACCCATCTTGCTTATAACATCATCAGCATAAGTGCGCTTACTATATCCATATCGCTCATAAGCATTGGTATTACCCTGTATTTAAAAGGCTTTAAACCAGCCAAATATTTTATGTTCGGGTGGACGCTCTTTTTCCTTTCTATCATATTTTCGGTGGCCCGAAACCAGGGGCTTATCAATTACAATACCTTTACGGGTAATATTATCTTGTACGGTTCTGCACTCGAACTTATTTTGTTTTCGGCAGCACTGGCAGATAAGATTAATTTTTACCGTCGCCAAAAAACAGAATCACAGCTTGCTGCATTAACCATAGCGCTCGAAAACGAACGCCTGATAACCGAACAAAACCTTATACTCGAAAACAGGGTTAACATCCGCACGCGCGAACTGATTGAGAGCAACCAAAACCTGTCGCGAAGCATTGAGAACCAAAAGGCGGCACAAATGCAACTGGTTGATACCGAAAAAATGGCTTCACTGGGCCAGTTAACCGCAGGCATTGCACACGAAATAAACAACCCCATAAATTTTGTAAGTTCTAACGTAAACCCCTTACGCCTCGATTTTATTGAAGTGTTTAACCTTATTGATAAATACACTGAACTTGAGCAGGACCCACAGAACGAAGAGTTAAGGACGCAGATTTTACAATACCGCAACCAGATTGATATTAAATACATACAGGAAGAGATATTAACCTTACTGGAAGGCATTGAAGAAGGTGCAAGCCGTACCAAAGAAATTGTTGACAGCCTGCGTACCTTTAGCCGTACCGACGAGCAAAGCCTTAAACTGGCCGATATTAACAAGGCCGTACTTAATACATTGGTGATATTGCGCAGCACCACGCCTACTTATATTGCCATAACACCGGTGCTTAATAAACTGCCGCCTATTAATTGCTATCCCGGTAAAATTGGGCAAGTGCTTATCAATGTGCTTACAAACGCTATACAAGCTATAAAAAGCAAGCCTGTACACCATGACGAAAATATTTCGATAACCACTAATGATCATCAAAACTACATCAGTATTGAGATAACCGATACCGGGCCGGGCATGCCTGCCGAAGTAAAACAAAGAATTTATGAACCTTTTTTCACCACCAAAGATGTGGGCGAAGGCACCGGGCTGGGCCTGTCCATTGTGTTTGGTATCATAGAAAAGCACAGGGGAACTATCGACGTAATATCTGAACCCGGGCAAGGTACCAGTTTCCTGATCAAGCTCCCTAAAGACCTGGTTTAA